Proteins found in one Roseimicrobium gellanilyticum genomic segment:
- a CDS encoding DUF1549 and DUF1553 domain-containing protein, giving the protein MNRRTVSFTTLTRAMILPCALLSLHGPPALSARAIRASADPVKDEPVITEKDRQHWAFVPLSTPVLPTVAHQGVIRNEVDRFVEAELEKVGLKLLPQADAATLLRRVTFDLIGLPPAEAEVAAFVANPSDDAYAAYVDRLLASPQYGEAAAQPWLDLARFAETDGFEHDIERKHAWKYRDWVISALNRDMPFDAFVRHQIAGDKMEGGEAAATGFLLSGPDMPDINNQDERRHFVLNDMTSTVGSVFLGLTMSCAQCHDHPYDAVSQADFYRLRAFFDVLPPIARDRQLGPEMREADGPRPVSHAYVRGDVRRAGPEVQPGYPRIANPRGEVAGGSREALADWLATKDNALFLRVAVNRLWQQHFGKGLVVSASDFGKQGDKPTNAELLDWLAMELPRQGWSLKKMHRMIVLSATYRQQSVGKGAAWESALAKDPENNLYSRMPRKRLTGEAIRDAMLYTSDHLNPKAGGPSVRLPLPLEVRNNLLKKQREDVTKDPTEHARRSVYTFSRRNLRYPLFDLFDRPDALISCARRGESTTAPQALLLFNSEVSQETARELAKKVMSESGGDSAPEMLVKVTSRVLLSREPTKEELAVGAAFLQKHTAHTETLQQALTDYCLAVLNSNAFVWVD; this is encoded by the coding sequence ATGAATCGCAGGACTGTCAGTTTCACCACACTCACACGGGCGATGATCCTGCCCTGCGCGCTGCTGTCGCTGCATGGACCTCCGGCCCTTTCCGCCAGGGCCATTCGGGCCTCTGCCGACCCCGTGAAGGATGAACCGGTCATCACGGAGAAGGATCGGCAGCATTGGGCCTTTGTGCCGCTGAGCACGCCGGTACTACCCACGGTAGCGCATCAGGGTGTGATACGAAATGAGGTGGATCGATTCGTGGAAGCTGAACTGGAAAAGGTGGGACTCAAGCTTCTGCCTCAGGCGGATGCGGCCACGCTGCTGCGGCGCGTGACCTTTGACCTCATCGGCCTGCCGCCTGCGGAGGCGGAGGTGGCGGCGTTCGTGGCGAATCCGAGTGATGATGCGTATGCGGCGTATGTGGATCGCCTGCTGGCTTCACCGCAGTATGGGGAAGCTGCGGCACAGCCGTGGCTGGACCTGGCGCGCTTTGCGGAGACGGATGGCTTCGAGCACGACATCGAGCGCAAGCATGCGTGGAAGTACCGCGACTGGGTCATCTCCGCGCTGAATCGGGACATGCCGTTTGATGCGTTTGTGCGCCATCAGATCGCAGGGGACAAGATGGAAGGTGGTGAGGCGGCGGCGACTGGGTTCCTGCTTTCGGGACCGGACATGCCGGACATCAACAATCAGGATGAGCGCCGGCACTTTGTGCTCAATGACATGACGTCCACGGTGGGGTCGGTGTTTCTGGGGCTCACGATGAGCTGTGCGCAATGCCACGATCATCCCTATGACGCCGTGAGTCAGGCGGACTTCTACCGGCTTCGGGCGTTCTTTGATGTGCTGCCGCCCATCGCGCGGGACCGTCAGCTGGGGCCGGAGATGCGCGAGGCAGATGGGCCGCGTCCTGTGAGCCATGCGTATGTGCGTGGAGACGTACGCCGTGCGGGACCTGAGGTGCAGCCTGGATATCCGCGCATTGCCAATCCGCGTGGAGAGGTTGCGGGTGGGAGCCGCGAGGCGTTGGCAGATTGGCTGGCAACGAAGGACAATGCGCTCTTCCTCCGGGTGGCGGTGAATCGGTTGTGGCAGCAACACTTTGGCAAGGGGCTCGTGGTGAGTGCGAGTGATTTTGGGAAGCAGGGGGACAAGCCGACCAATGCGGAACTGCTGGACTGGCTGGCGATGGAGTTGCCACGTCAGGGCTGGAGCTTGAAGAAGATGCACCGGATGATTGTGCTCTCAGCCACGTACCGACAGCAGAGTGTAGGCAAAGGTGCTGCGTGGGAATCCGCGCTGGCGAAGGACCCGGAGAATAATCTCTACTCCCGCATGCCGCGGAAGCGTCTTACGGGTGAGGCGATTCGTGATGCGATGCTTTACACTTCAGATCATCTCAATCCAAAGGCGGGTGGTCCGAGTGTGCGACTGCCGCTGCCTTTGGAGGTGCGCAACAACCTGCTGAAGAAGCAGCGGGAAGATGTGACGAAGGATCCCACAGAGCACGCGAGACGGAGCGTGTACACGTTCTCGCGGAGGAATCTGCGGTATCCGTTGTTTGACTTGTTCGACCGGCCGGATGCGCTCATCAGTTGCGCGCGACGCGGTGAATCCACAACAGCGCCGCAGGCGCTGCTGCTGTTCAACTCGGAGGTGAGTCAGGAGACGGCAAGAGAGCTTGCGAAGAAGGTGATGAGCGAGAGCGGTGGCGATAGTGCGCCGGAGATGCTGGTGAAGGTGACGAGTCGGGTGCTGCTTTCGCGTGAGCCGACAAAGGAGGAGCTTGCGGTAGGTGCGGCGTTTTTGCAGAAGCACACGGCGCATACGGAGACCTTGCAGCAGGCGTTGACGGACTATTGCCTCGCGGTGCTGAACTCGAATGCGTTTGTCTGGGTGGATTGA
- a CDS encoding Nif3-like dinuclear metal center hexameric protein: protein MKLADLTTHLNNLLQVSTVPDYPPALNGLQLQNTRGEITKIAAAVDAHLPVVKAAIARGCDLLLVHHGLFWSGLQPITGAMFEKIKLATENNLAIYSAHLPLDGHLDLGNSILLGRAIEPDAAWEPFFPYKGFNIGVRATVEIPRIELVQRFEQAIEGKSHICAAGPDIVRNIGIVTGGAGSEVAAMKALGIDTFLTGEGPHWSYTLAEELGVNLLYGGHYATETFGVVALAEHLNNTFGLPWEFIDHPTGM from the coding sequence ATGAAGCTCGCGGACCTCACCACGCATCTCAATAACCTGCTGCAAGTCAGCACCGTCCCGGACTACCCACCAGCACTCAACGGTCTGCAGCTTCAAAACACTCGCGGTGAGATCACAAAGATTGCCGCTGCCGTGGACGCCCACCTGCCCGTGGTGAAGGCCGCCATCGCCCGCGGCTGCGATCTCCTGCTCGTGCATCACGGTCTCTTCTGGAGCGGCCTCCAGCCTATCACCGGCGCCATGTTTGAGAAAATCAAACTCGCCACCGAAAACAATCTCGCCATCTACAGCGCTCACCTTCCGCTCGATGGCCATCTCGACCTTGGAAACTCCATCTTGCTCGGACGTGCCATCGAACCCGATGCGGCATGGGAACCTTTCTTCCCCTACAAAGGCTTCAACATCGGCGTCCGCGCCACCGTCGAGATCCCACGCATCGAGCTCGTGCAACGCTTCGAGCAAGCCATCGAAGGCAAATCCCACATCTGCGCAGCAGGCCCGGACATCGTGAGGAACATCGGCATTGTCACGGGCGGCGCAGGTTCCGAAGTCGCCGCCATGAAAGCCCTGGGCATTGACACCTTCCTCACCGGCGAAGGCCCCCACTGGAGCTACACCCTCGCCGAAGAGTTGGGCGTGAATCTCCTCTACGGCGGTCACTACGCCACCGAGACCTTCGGCGTCGTCGCCCTCGCAGAACATCTGAACAACACCTTCGGCCTTCCGTGGGAGTTCATCGATCATCCCACGGGGATGTAG
- a CDS encoding FtsK/SpoIIIE domain-containing protein → MRTSRGMQLLETLEKTVAEFAKREEELNKDLRARQQAVERRLHEASGHTESHLAAQVAETEAALKAQEERIEARYASRRARVERTQKNRVRNLPRRARETRDRWMSELQMQRFRLERQLASDLNALEQGMGNPTQHVPAYSERQDQMRRQAGTLFGGYGGFLRRLRRKSPRAGEPVPQDPGVLHQMLVDAGGHLDVAEQELPAFKALALPKFFAMVPLWMIFIVALLIGAAIIYVPGASQTSVTIAGIAAAAIFLVFWVLHFMGGSQGGESAKRIAGSLVEARRLLDLVAAGSDKLREDMRQRYQGAIDEANANIQEQSQHADSVQKEFERTEKARIDAQYPRVMARIDAAHSSKVAAITSQGPSQVQGFHAQAESQRQEARERHATESSAYSSHEKTSWETLQSDWKERVTHLHEEIVQMNETGDAEFPAWSQITADTWQPPRDFTSFSRFGRLDVDLAQRVSVPKDPRLALPAGTTYSLPISLSMPDEASVLFEGGISGEPAVVGTLNNIILRLLAKTPPGKVAFTIIDPVGLGQNFAGLMHLADYEEGIINRRIWTQRDQIEERLAELGEHIEKVIQMYLRNEYATITEYNEQAGSVAEKYHFLIVADFPANFSEVAARRLQSIATSGPRCGVYTLIHWDQRQPLPDGFSPDELQQSSIRLIKQKDRFILGYPQAKTGTTLTLDAPPLPEDAAALAHRIGKASIDSNRVEVPFEQIAPAPGELWTGDTTNELRIAIGRTGATKLQYLAIGKGTRQHALFAGKTGSGKSTLFHIIITNLALTCSPDQVEFYLIDFKKGVEFKCYAENKLPHARVVAIESDREFGLSVLQRVDDELKRRGDIFRKLGVQDVAGYKRAGGAEPMPRSLLIIDEFQEFFVDDDTIAQTASLLFDRIVRQGRAFGIHVLLGSQTLGGSYSLARATLGQMVIRVALQCNEADAYLIMDENNAAPRLLSRPGEGIYNDAAGAIEGNSPFQVCWLSDEERDKWLAKVHEMAVAKNDEHPAPVVFEGNAPADIRENERLRHYLLKPPATAPVAARCWLGAPNSIKGPTEAVFHRQSGNHLLVVGQRDEAAVVMLGMSMLSLAAQHPPGTLKIVLFHSANPGSQDAEFFERVAGMVPHEVTVARGQDISGAMEILSEELKTRTVSPEHGADAPRTFLIVHGLHKFKKLRQEDDFSFSMDDSSGSNPASQFNTLITEGSGAGIHVITTVDTYNNLNRSMSRKALGEFEMRVVFQMSANDSASLIDSPKAGNLGLHRALYYNEQEGTLETFRPYAAPDATWLQQASEHLVSRSELSTLLPSP, encoded by the coding sequence ATGCGAACAAGCCGGGGCATGCAGCTCCTGGAGACTCTGGAAAAGACCGTCGCGGAGTTCGCGAAGCGGGAGGAGGAGCTCAACAAGGATCTGCGCGCTCGCCAGCAGGCCGTCGAAAGACGGCTGCACGAGGCCTCCGGCCATACTGAGTCCCACCTCGCTGCGCAGGTCGCGGAGACGGAAGCCGCGCTGAAGGCCCAGGAGGAACGCATCGAGGCCAGGTACGCCAGCCGTCGCGCCCGCGTGGAACGCACACAGAAGAACCGTGTGAGGAACCTCCCCCGCCGTGCGCGTGAGACCCGAGATCGCTGGATGAGTGAGCTGCAGATGCAACGCTTCCGCCTGGAGCGGCAACTGGCCTCTGACCTCAATGCGCTGGAGCAGGGGATGGGCAATCCCACCCAGCATGTCCCGGCCTATTCGGAGCGGCAGGATCAGATGCGTCGGCAGGCGGGCACGCTCTTCGGCGGGTATGGTGGGTTCCTCCGCCGGCTGCGCCGCAAATCTCCGCGTGCAGGCGAGCCCGTGCCGCAGGATCCGGGCGTGCTTCACCAGATGCTGGTGGATGCCGGAGGTCATCTCGATGTGGCGGAGCAGGAACTCCCTGCCTTCAAGGCCCTGGCCCTGCCGAAGTTCTTCGCGATGGTCCCCCTGTGGATGATTTTCATCGTGGCGCTGCTCATTGGCGCGGCCATCATCTACGTGCCCGGAGCCTCGCAGACTTCAGTGACCATCGCGGGAATCGCGGCGGCGGCGATCTTCCTGGTCTTCTGGGTCCTGCACTTCATGGGCGGAAGCCAGGGCGGTGAGAGTGCGAAGCGCATTGCAGGCTCACTCGTTGAGGCGCGCCGGTTGCTGGATTTGGTGGCAGCGGGCTCGGACAAACTTCGCGAGGACATGAGGCAGCGCTATCAAGGCGCCATTGACGAAGCGAATGCGAACATCCAGGAGCAGAGCCAGCATGCGGACTCGGTGCAGAAGGAATTCGAGCGCACGGAGAAGGCCCGCATCGACGCGCAGTATCCGCGAGTGATGGCACGCATCGACGCGGCGCATAGTTCGAAGGTGGCTGCCATCACTTCCCAGGGACCTTCTCAGGTGCAGGGATTCCATGCACAGGCGGAATCACAGCGCCAGGAGGCCCGTGAACGCCACGCCACCGAGTCTTCCGCCTACTCCTCCCATGAGAAGACCTCCTGGGAGACACTGCAGTCGGACTGGAAGGAGCGCGTCACGCATCTGCATGAGGAGATCGTGCAGATGAATGAAACGGGGGATGCAGAGTTCCCGGCGTGGTCGCAGATCACGGCGGATACCTGGCAGCCTCCGCGCGACTTCACCTCCTTCTCACGGTTCGGACGTCTCGATGTGGACTTGGCCCAGCGGGTGTCTGTTCCCAAGGATCCGCGCCTGGCCCTGCCTGCCGGCACGACGTACTCGCTGCCCATCTCGCTTTCCATGCCGGATGAGGCTTCTGTGCTCTTCGAGGGCGGCATCTCCGGCGAACCCGCCGTGGTCGGCACGCTGAACAATATCATCCTGCGATTGCTCGCCAAGACGCCTCCGGGGAAGGTGGCCTTCACCATCATCGATCCGGTGGGGCTTGGACAAAACTTTGCCGGCCTCATGCACCTTGCGGATTATGAGGAGGGCATCATCAACCGCCGCATCTGGACCCAACGTGACCAGATTGAAGAACGCCTCGCGGAACTCGGTGAGCACATCGAGAAGGTGATCCAGATGTACCTGCGCAACGAGTACGCCACCATCACCGAGTACAATGAACAGGCGGGCAGTGTGGCAGAGAAGTATCACTTCCTCATTGTGGCGGACTTCCCGGCAAACTTCAGTGAAGTCGCCGCGCGCAGATTGCAGAGCATCGCCACCAGCGGCCCTCGCTGCGGCGTGTACACGCTCATCCACTGGGATCAGCGCCAGCCCCTGCCGGATGGCTTCTCGCCAGATGAACTGCAGCAGAGCAGCATCCGGCTCATCAAGCAGAAGGACCGTTTCATCCTCGGCTATCCGCAGGCGAAGACGGGCACCACGCTCACACTGGATGCGCCACCTCTGCCGGAGGATGCCGCCGCGCTTGCGCACCGCATCGGGAAGGCGAGCATTGACTCCAATCGTGTGGAGGTGCCCTTTGAGCAGATTGCGCCCGCGCCCGGAGAACTGTGGACCGGCGATACCACGAACGAACTGCGCATTGCCATCGGCCGCACCGGCGCCACGAAGCTGCAGTACCTCGCCATCGGCAAGGGCACGCGCCAGCATGCGCTCTTCGCGGGTAAGACGGGTTCCGGTAAGTCCACCCTCTTCCACATCATCATCACCAATCTCGCGCTCACCTGCAGTCCGGACCAGGTGGAGTTCTACCTCATCGACTTCAAGAAGGGCGTCGAGTTCAAGTGCTACGCGGAAAACAAACTGCCGCATGCGCGTGTGGTTGCCATCGAGAGCGATCGCGAATTCGGCCTCAGCGTGCTCCAGCGTGTGGATGATGAACTGAAACGTCGCGGGGACATCTTCCGCAAGCTGGGCGTGCAGGACGTGGCCGGCTACAAGCGAGCTGGCGGCGCCGAGCCCATGCCGCGCTCCCTGCTCATCATCGATGAGTTCCAGGAGTTCTTCGTCGATGACGACACCATTGCGCAGACTGCGTCACTGCTCTTCGACCGCATCGTGCGTCAGGGCCGTGCTTTCGGCATTCATGTGCTGCTCGGTTCGCAGACCTTGGGTGGCTCCTACTCGCTCGCCCGCGCCACCCTCGGTCAGATGGTCATTCGTGTCGCCCTGCAGTGCAATGAAGCGGATGCCTATCTCATCATGGATGAGAACAACGCCGCGCCACGCCTGCTCTCCCGTCCCGGTGAGGGCATCTACAACGACGCTGCCGGTGCCATCGAGGGGAACAGCCCCTTCCAGGTGTGCTGGCTCTCCGATGAAGAGCGCGATAAGTGGCTCGCGAAGGTGCACGAGATGGCCGTGGCCAAGAACGACGAGCATCCCGCTCCGGTCGTCTTCGAAGGCAATGCACCTGCCGACATCCGCGAGAACGAACGCCTGCGTCACTACCTGCTCAAGCCCCCGGCAACTGCACCCGTTGCTGCTCGTTGCTGGCTTGGCGCGCCGAATTCCATCAAGGGACCCACGGAAGCGGTCTTCCATCGCCAGAGTGGCAATCACTTGCTCGTAGTGGGCCAGCGCGACGAAGCGGCCGTGGTCATGCTCGGCATGTCCATGCTCTCCCTCGCCGCGCAGCATCCTCCTGGGACGCTGAAAATCGTGCTCTTCCACAGCGCGAATCCCGGCTCGCAGGATGCGGAGTTCTTTGAGCGCGTGGCCGGCATGGTCCCGCATGAGGTCACCGTGGCCCGTGGCCAGGACATCAGCGGCGCGATGGAGATCCTCTCCGAAGAACTGAAGACCCGCACCGTCAGTCCCGAACATGGTGCGGATGCCCCACGCACCTTCCTGATTGTGCACGGCCTGCACAAGTTCAAGAAGCTCCGCCAGGAGGACGACTTCTCCTTCTCGATGGATGATTCCTCCGGCTCGAATCCCGCCTCGCAGTTCAACACCCTCATCACCGAGGGTAGCGGTGCGGGTATCCACGTCATCACCACGGTGGACACGTACAATAATCTGAACCGCTCCATGAGCCGCAAGGCCCTGGGCGAATTTGAGATGCGCGTCGTCTTCCAGATGAGCGCCAACGATTCCGCCAGCCTCATCGACTCACCCAAGGCCGGAAACCTCGGCCTCCACCGCGCCCTCTACTACAACGAACAGGAAGGCACCCTCGAAACCTTCCGCCCCTACGCCGCCCCCGATGCCACCTGGCTTCAACAAGCCTCCGAGCATCTCGTGTCGCGTTCGGAGTTGTCGACGCTGTTGCCGAGTCCGTGA
- a CDS encoding WXG100 family type VII secretion target — protein sequence MAQAIMDPEEVRRFAKELKRFNDDVQVKAGALHARFTALGSTWQDQEHEKFAEEFITTMKALKKFTEIAEKHTPFLLRKAQRIEQYLDQR from the coding sequence ATGGCCCAGGCAATCATGGATCCCGAGGAAGTGCGCCGCTTCGCCAAGGAGCTCAAGCGCTTCAATGACGACGTGCAGGTCAAGGCCGGCGCGTTGCACGCCCGCTTCACTGCGCTGGGCAGCACCTGGCAGGACCAGGAGCATGAAAAGTTCGCGGAGGAGTTCATCACCACGATGAAGGCTCTGAAGAAGTTCACCGAGATTGCGGAGAAGCACACGCCCTTCCTCCTGCGCAAGGCGCAGCGCATCGAGCAATACCTCGACCAGCGTTGA
- a CDS encoding ribonuclease H-like domain-containing protein — protein sequence MAGSIVYFDLETQRTANDVGGWSNKHQMGMSIGVTYNAGQGVYNIYSEQMVNQLIAELRSASLVIGFNHVSFDYGVLGGYYAFDLAMELRSLDLMVDLEKELGHRPKLEDVAVATLGVGKTAEGLQAIRWWQQGKLAEIAEYCAYDVKVTKCVHEYGAQHGHVKYKDRNGREQQLAVNWTL from the coding sequence ATGGCCGGCAGCATCGTCTACTTTGACCTCGAAACCCAGCGCACCGCCAACGACGTCGGCGGCTGGTCCAACAAGCACCAGATGGGCATGTCCATCGGCGTGACCTACAACGCCGGGCAGGGCGTGTACAACATCTACAGCGAGCAGATGGTGAACCAGCTCATCGCCGAGCTGCGCTCCGCCAGCCTCGTGATAGGGTTCAACCATGTGAGCTTCGACTACGGCGTGCTCGGAGGTTACTACGCCTTCGACCTTGCCATGGAACTGCGCAGCCTGGACCTCATGGTGGATCTGGAAAAGGAGCTCGGCCATCGCCCCAAGCTGGAGGACGTCGCCGTAGCCACCCTCGGCGTCGGCAAGACCGCCGAAGGTCTCCAGGCCATCCGCTGGTGGCAGCAGGGTAAGCTGGCCGAAATCGCCGAGTACTGCGCCTACGACGTGAAAGTCACCAAGTGCGTCCACGAATACGGCGCCCAGCACGGCCATGTGAAATACAAGGACCGCAACGGCAGGGAACAGCAGCTCGCGGTGAACTGGACGCTGTAG
- a CDS encoding RDD family protein: protein MSDYHLTIADKQTGPHSQFYIIQGIREGRLRGSELIWRLGMEGWQPLRELEDFSSYWPPSPEMLAKAESAKELARTALDQPQPWLRFWARMLDMAWFFCAVTFLLGLILPESARQWLGQIERPLIPLEPFFLLFYVPVEAWMLSRYGTTPGRSLLRIQVRTLPGGFPSYRQALHRSLLVYVKGLALGLPFITMLVMLWWKFRIMESRVAPWDESSETRVEHGEPEPWRYVLLTGIVLGVAMTLGLLLVQKWPELEAARRNYLSR, encoded by the coding sequence ATGTCTGACTATCACCTCACCATCGCGGACAAGCAGACTGGCCCACACAGCCAGTTCTACATCATCCAGGGCATCCGGGAGGGGCGCCTCCGTGGCAGCGAACTCATCTGGCGTCTTGGCATGGAAGGCTGGCAGCCGCTCCGTGAGCTGGAGGACTTCTCCAGCTACTGGCCGCCTTCGCCGGAGATGCTGGCCAAGGCAGAGTCCGCGAAAGAACTGGCCCGCACCGCGCTGGACCAGCCCCAGCCGTGGCTGCGCTTCTGGGCACGCATGCTGGACATGGCGTGGTTTTTCTGCGCCGTCACCTTCTTGCTGGGCTTGATTCTGCCGGAGTCTGCCCGGCAGTGGCTTGGGCAGATCGAGCGTCCGCTCATCCCGCTGGAGCCTTTCTTTCTACTTTTCTATGTTCCAGTGGAGGCCTGGATGCTCTCCCGCTATGGCACCACGCCGGGACGCTCCCTCCTGCGCATCCAGGTGCGTACCCTTCCTGGCGGTTTTCCTTCGTATCGGCAGGCCCTCCACCGCAGCCTGCTGGTGTATGTGAAAGGTCTCGCTCTGGGGCTTCCCTTCATCACCATGCTGGTCATGCTCTGGTGGAAGTTTCGCATCATGGAGTCGCGCGTCGCTCCCTGGGATGAATCGTCAGAGACCCGCGTGGAGCATGGCGAGCCGGAACCCTGGCGCTACGTCCTGCTCACCGGCATCGTCCTCGGCGTCGCCATGACCCTCGGCCTCCTGCTGGTGCAAAAGTGGCCCGAGCTTGAGGCAGCGAGGCGCAACTACTTGTCCAGGTGA
- the infA gene encoding translation initiation factor IF-1 has product MSSPFRPTFLSSELSSPAGAGFGPTQATRQPNRPGGGRGRGGGGGRGRGRGGPMGGGRFGRPGPEEPTNPEDAVEVEGTVAAVLAGTMFRVKLRNGHMVLAHISGKMRKRFIRLVIGDEVKLEMSPYDPDKARIVYRL; this is encoded by the coding sequence ATGTCTTCCCCGTTCCGTCCTACCTTTCTCTCGTCCGAACTTTCATCGCCCGCCGGAGCTGGCTTTGGTCCCACCCAAGCCACCAGGCAGCCGAACAGGCCCGGTGGCGGACGTGGTCGTGGGGGTGGCGGCGGTCGCGGTCGCGGTCGTGGTGGCCCCATGGGTGGCGGCCGGTTTGGCCGGCCCGGACCTGAGGAGCCCACGAATCCTGAAGATGCCGTGGAAGTGGAAGGCACCGTGGCCGCTGTGCTCGCGGGCACCATGTTCCGCGTGAAGCTGCGCAATGGCCACATGGTCCTGGCCCACATTTCCGGAAAGATGCGCAAGCGGTTCATCCGTCTCGTGATCGGCGACGAAGTGAAGCTCGAAATGTCGCCCTACGATCCGGACAAGGCGCGTATCGTTTACCGTCTGTGA
- a CDS encoding complex I 24 kDa subunit family protein, whose product MALAVPAELEAKMDEVITHYPVSKRSAVLPLLHLIQHHFRYISEEAVTWVAAKLELEPIKVLEVVTFYPGFRQTAPGKFHIRVCRTLSCAMAGSYELMDSLCKVTNIDRSHTDHHHPIAVSPDGKYSIEFAECLASCGFGPVCMVEDDFHEAIQPDKAEDLLKKYQ is encoded by the coding sequence ATGGCACTGGCAGTCCCCGCAGAGCTCGAAGCGAAGATGGATGAGGTAATCACGCATTACCCCGTCTCGAAGCGCAGTGCCGTGCTGCCGCTCCTTCACCTCATCCAGCATCACTTCCGCTACATCAGCGAGGAGGCGGTCACGTGGGTCGCGGCGAAGCTGGAGCTGGAGCCCATCAAGGTGCTGGAAGTGGTCACCTTCTACCCCGGCTTCCGCCAGACCGCGCCCGGGAAGTTCCACATCCGCGTGTGCCGCACGCTCTCCTGCGCCATGGCAGGCAGCTATGAATTGATGGACTCCCTGTGCAAGGTGACAAATATTGACCGCTCCCACACGGACCACCATCACCCCATCGCGGTGAGCCCGGACGGGAAGTACAGCATCGAGTTCGCCGAGTGCCTTGCGAGTTGTGGGTTCGGTCCGGTCTGCATGGTGGAGGATGACTTCCACGAAGCCATCCAGCCGGACAAGGCGGAAGACCTGCTGAAGAAGTACCAGTAA
- the nuoD gene encoding NADH dehydrogenase (quinone) subunit D, which translates to MATTVRELEAPDAAAKSALHEEAVSDMIGEKLVLNMGPSHPATHGVLRLVLELDGEIITKADPDVGYLHRGDEKIAENMHYNQFVPYTDRLDYLAPLANNVAYAMTVEKLMGWELPARGKAIRVICCEMARISSHLLGVGVFAMDVGAMSAFLYTFTEREKLYNLSEQLTGARFTTSYTRVGGQTRDMNEAFITGLKKFLGEILPVIDELEALLSKNSIFLGRTQGLGVITKEDAITWGITGPNARGSGVDFDIRKANPYLDYDKYEFDIPIGTTGDSYDRYLVRMEEMRQSVRILNQVLADLPGGAINVGDPKGMLPKKEGVLMKMEELIHHFIVATQGLDAPAGEVYFGAENPKGELGFYLCSKGGGVPYRLKIRSPSFINLSILPKLLPGHMLSDVPAILGSFDFVMGECDR; encoded by the coding sequence ATGGCTACCACCGTCCGCGAACTTGAAGCTCCCGATGCCGCCGCGAAATCCGCGCTGCACGAAGAGGCGGTGTCAGACATGATTGGTGAGAAGCTGGTGCTGAACATGGGCCCCTCTCACCCGGCCACCCACGGCGTGCTCCGCCTGGTGCTGGAACTCGACGGTGAAATCATCACCAAGGCAGACCCGGATGTCGGCTACCTGCACCGTGGGGATGAGAAAATCGCCGAGAACATGCATTACAACCAGTTCGTGCCCTACACGGACCGGTTGGACTACTTGGCCCCCCTCGCCAACAACGTGGCCTACGCCATGACCGTGGAAAAGCTCATGGGCTGGGAACTCCCCGCCCGTGGCAAGGCCATCCGCGTCATCTGCTGCGAAATGGCCCGCATCTCCTCCCACCTGCTCGGTGTGGGGGTGTTTGCCATGGACGTGGGCGCCATGTCCGCGTTCCTGTACACCTTCACGGAGCGCGAGAAGCTCTACAATCTCAGCGAGCAGCTCACCGGAGCCCGCTTCACCACCAGCTACACCCGTGTCGGCGGCCAGACCCGCGACATGAATGAGGCCTTCATCACCGGCCTGAAGAAGTTCCTGGGTGAGATCCTCCCCGTCATCGATGAGCTGGAAGCCCTGCTCTCGAAGAACAGCATTTTCCTCGGCCGTACCCAGGGCCTCGGCGTCATCACGAAGGAAGACGCCATCACTTGGGGCATCACTGGCCCGAATGCGCGTGGCAGCGGTGTCGACTTCGACATCCGCAAAGCCAATCCCTATCTCGACTACGACAAGTACGAGTTCGACATCCCCATCGGCACCACGGGGGACAGCTATGACCGCTACCTCGTCCGCATGGAAGAGATGCGCCAGAGCGTCCGCATCCTGAATCAGGTGCTCGCTGACCTCCCCGGTGGCGCCATCAACGTGGGCGACCCCAAGGGCATGCTTCCGAAGAAGGAAGGCGTGCTCATGAAGATGGAGGAGCTCATCCACCACTTCATCGTCGCCACCCAGGGCCTCGATGCTCCCGCCGGCGAAGTGTATTTCGGCGCGGAGAATCCCAAGGGCGAACTCGGTTTTTATCTTTGCAGCAAGGGCGGCGGCGTCCCCTACCGCCTGAAGATTCGCAGCCCCTCCTTCATCAACCTGAGCATCCTGCCCAAGCTCCTCCCCGGCCACATGCTGAGCGACGTCCCTGCCATCCTTGGCAGCTTCGACTTCGTGATGGGCGAGTGCGACCGGTAG